The Microterricola viridarii nucleotide sequence CGTGGTCCTCGTCGACCGCATCGGCGTTCCTGGGGCCCAGCGCGACGCGCTCGCCCGCCTTGCAGCATCCCGGCCGGACGCCGTCGTCGTCAACGTCGGAGTGGTCCCAGAGCCCGGTTGCCCGAGCACCCTGGACCGGATCGACGCGCGCGCCAGTTCCGCCTTGGCGGCCGGCCTCGTCGCCGAGCTCGTCTGCGCCCCTCTCGCCCGCGCCGGGGTCCCGGCGTGATCATCCTGTCGCTGCAGTCAGGCACGAGCGCCGATGGCATCGACGTCGCCGTGGTCGAAGCGACCACGAGCGGCGATCGGGCCAGACCCGATCTCACGCTCGTCTCGCGATGGACGCGCACGCTCGACTGGGAACCGGAACTTCGTGCCCGGATCCTGGCGTACGCCGACGGCGAGTGCCTGGACGCCGGTGCGCACACCGCGCTCACGACGGAGATCGGGCAGGGCTTCGCGGCCGCCGCGGCCACCGCGGTCGCTGAGTGCGGCCTCGAGCCTGACCTCGTCGTCTCCCACGGCCAGACCGTGTTCCACTGGGTCGAGGACGGTCGTGCGCGCGGCACCCTGCAGCTGGGGGAACCGGCATGGATCGCCGAGGCCACCGGCGCCCCCGTGCTCGCCAACCTCCGTGCAGCGGACATCGCCGCTGGCGGCCAGGGCGCGCCCCTCATGGGCCTGTTCGACGCCGCGTTCTTCGGCCCCGCCGTCGACGTCGCCTCGCTCAACCTCGGCGGCATCGCCAACCTGCAGATCCTCCGCCCCGACGGTTCTGCCCTCGCCTTCGACACCGGCCCCGCGAACGTGCTGATCGACGCGAGCGTTGCAGAACACACGGGCGGCGTGCTCGGTTTCGACCGCGACGGAGCGCTCGCCGCCGCGGGCACCGTCCATGACGGTGTGCTCGCGGCGCTGCTCGAGCATCCGTACCTCCGACAGGCGTCGCCCAAGAGCACCGGCCGGGAGACGTTTACCCTGGCCATCGTTCGCAGCGCCCTGGCCACGGCTGGGGTGCGCCTCGAACTCCCCGACCTGATCGCCACGCTCACCCGCTACACGGCGACCAGCGTCGCCGATGCGCTGCGCGGCAGCGGGCCAGAGGTGCGCACCGTCGTCGCCTCCGGCGGTGGCGTGCTGAACCCCACTCTGGTTCGAGAGCTCGCCGACGCCCTGGCCCGCGACGGGGTGCGCCTGCGCACGAGCGATGAGCTCGGCATCGACCCCGAGTTCAAGGAGTCGCTGCTCTTCGCGTTCCTCGGCTTCTGCTCCTGGCACCGCATCCCGGTGAGCCTCGAGCACGGAATCGCCAGGATCGCCGGTGCCATCAGCCCGGCCCCGAATGGCTTCACCCTGCCGGCGCCACTCGACGGGATCTCTCGGTTGAGCCTGGCCGCCGCGCCCCACCCCACCGGAGAACACCGTGATGACTGAGCCGCGCTATCTGGCGGTAGACCTGGGAAAGACGTCGTGCCGCCTCAGGCTGTTCGACGCCAACGGCGTGATCGCCGACGAGAGCGGCCCCGGTGCCCCCGGCATCGCCGATCTCGATGGGCCGGCGCGCTCTGCCGAGGCGATCCGCGAGGTGTTCCTGCGGCTTCCCGCAGGGGAGCGCGCGTCCCTGGCCGGCGTCGGCATCGGCGCGGCCGGTGTGGAGGCGGCGGGCGACGTCGCACGGGATCTCGTCGCGGCGGTGCACGAGTTCACCGGGGCCCCGGTTGCCCTCATCAACGACGCGCTCGCAGCACACGCCGGCGTCTTCGGTGGCGGCGGCGGAGTCATCCTGATCATCGGCACCGGAGCGATCGCCTACGCGGTCGCCGACGACGGCGCCACCCGTCAGATCGACGGATGGGGCCCATGGCTCGGCGACGAGGGAAGCGGGCGGTGGATCGGCCAGGAGGGTCTCATCGCCGCCCTGCGCGACTTCGACGGGCGCGGCCCCGCGACCGCGCTGACCGACCGCGCCCGCGACCTGGTCGGTGACCTCGCCGCGATGCCCGCCTGGGTCAGCGCAGAGGGCAACCCGGCCCGCCGCCTGGGGCGTTTCACCCCCGATGTGCTCGACGCCGCCGGGGAGGGCGACGCGGTCGCCAGGGGCATCGTGGTGCGCGCCTGCGACGCGCTCGCCCACACGGCGCGCGCCGCGGCAACCGCCGAGATCGCTGTCTGGGGCGGCGTCGCCGACCACCCGTACTTTTCCGCCGAGCTGACCGCTACCTTCGCGGAAGCCGGCATCACCATCATCCCGTCTCGCGGGAATGCACTTGACGGAGCCGCGCTCATCATCACGCGCACCGACTTGGGCTATGAAGAGAGGATCATCCGTGGATAACTCGAACGCACTCGAGGGCCGGGGGCAGCTGCGCGACTTCCTCGGCACATTGCCGACCGAGACGGTCGGCGAGCGCTACCCCGATCTCGACCTGCTGGACGACGCCGGGCTCGTGCACGCCATGATCGAGAGCGAGCGCGCCGTCGCCGACGCGGTTCTCGCGCAGGCCGAGCAGATCACGGCGGCCCTTGCGGGCATCGTCGAGGGAATGGCGCGTGGCGGTCGGCTCATCTACATGGGAGCCGGGACGGCCGGACGCATGGGAATCCTCGACGCCAGTGAGGCCCCGCCGACATTCGGCATCTCCGAGGACGTCATCATCGGCAGGATCGCCGGAGGCGTGACCGCCATCCACACCGCCGTCGAGAACGCAGAGGACGACGCCCAGTCCGGCGCCCACGACGTCGACGGCCTCGACCTCGGCCCGAACGACACCCTGGTCGGCATCTCGGCCTCCGGCCGCACCCCGTACGTCGTCGGTGCACTGACCCGCGCCCGCGAGCGCGGTGCGTTCACCGTTGCGCACTCCTGCAACCCGGGCTCGGCGATCGGCGCCGCGGCACAGGTCGCCATCGAGACCGAGGTCGGCCCGGAGCTGCTCACCGGCTCGACGCGGCTCAAGTCGGGTTCCGCGCAGAAGCTCGTTCTCAACACACTGAGCACGGGAGCCATGGTGCGAGCCGGCAAGGTCTACCGTAATCTCATGGTTGACCTTCGCGCGACGAACGAGAAGCTGCGCGCGCGCAGCGAGCGAACCGTCATCCTCGCCACCGGCGCAGAGCCGGCGATCGCCGCGGCCGCGCTGGAGGCGACCGGCGGGTGGGTCAAGGCCGCCATCCTGGCGATCGAGGCGGGTATCCCCGCCGCCGACGCCGTGGCAGCGCTCGAGGGCAATGGCGGATTCCTGCGCACCGCGATCACCGAGGCGACGGCGAGCTAGTGCGCGCACTCACGAGGATCCAGGGCTCGCTCGAGCGGTTCAGCGCCGCCGAGGCGCGCGTGGCACGAGCGATCCTCGCTGATCCCCGCATCGTCGTCGACAACCCGATCACCCGGGTGGCGGAGCTGTGCGGCACGTCGCCGGCGACCGTTGCCCGGTTCTGCCAGAGCCTCGGATACTCGGGCTACCGCGAGTTCCGGTTCGACCTGGTCGGCACGACCAGCCGCGACCAGGCCGACCTCGACCGGTCCAACGTGTTGACGGGCGACATCGATCC carries:
- a CDS encoding anhydro-N-acetylmuramic acid kinase — encoded protein: MIILSLQSGTSADGIDVAVVEATTSGDRARPDLTLVSRWTRTLDWEPELRARILAYADGECLDAGAHTALTTEIGQGFAAAAATAVAECGLEPDLVVSHGQTVFHWVEDGRARGTLQLGEPAWIAEATGAPVLANLRAADIAAGGQGAPLMGLFDAAFFGPAVDVASLNLGGIANLQILRPDGSALAFDTGPANVLIDASVAEHTGGVLGFDRDGALAAAGTVHDGVLAALLEHPYLRQASPKSTGRETFTLAIVRSALATAGVRLELPDLIATLTRYTATSVADALRGSGPEVRTVVASGGGVLNPTLVRELADALARDGVRLRTSDELGIDPEFKESLLFAFLGFCSWHRIPVSLEHGIARIAGAISPAPNGFTLPAPLDGISRLSLAAAPHPTGEHRDD
- a CDS encoding N-acetylglucosamine kinase, producing the protein MTEPRYLAVDLGKTSCRLRLFDANGVIADESGPGAPGIADLDGPARSAEAIREVFLRLPAGERASLAGVGIGAAGVEAAGDVARDLVAAVHEFTGAPVALINDALAAHAGVFGGGGGVILIIGTGAIAYAVADDGATRQIDGWGPWLGDEGSGRWIGQEGLIAALRDFDGRGPATALTDRARDLVGDLAAMPAWVSAEGNPARRLGRFTPDVLDAAGEGDAVARGIVVRACDALAHTARAAATAEIAVWGGVADHPYFSAELTATFAEAGITIIPSRGNALDGAALIITRTDLGYEERIIRG
- the murQ gene encoding N-acetylmuramic acid 6-phosphate etherase; the protein is MDNSNALEGRGQLRDFLGTLPTETVGERYPDLDLLDDAGLVHAMIESERAVADAVLAQAEQITAALAGIVEGMARGGRLIYMGAGTAGRMGILDASEAPPTFGISEDVIIGRIAGGVTAIHTAVENAEDDAQSGAHDVDGLDLGPNDTLVGISASGRTPYVVGALTRARERGAFTVAHSCNPGSAIGAAAQVAIETEVGPELLTGSTRLKSGSAQKLVLNTLSTGAMVRAGKVYRNLMVDLRATNEKLRARSERTVILATGAEPAIAAAALEATGGWVKAAILAIEAGIPAADAVAALEGNGGFLRTAITEATAS